The following proteins are encoded in a genomic region of Magnolia sinica isolate HGM2019 chromosome 1, MsV1, whole genome shotgun sequence:
- the LOC131251758 gene encoding probable histone acetyltransferase HAC-like 1: protein MLHKALKENIVVERTDLYDRFFVLVDECKVKASVTRLPYFDGDYLPDVIEDSINVLQQEEDERKAQKRGRKPISRRALRAAGYASLSGDTSKDILLMQKDDPPYMINGLDHNI, encoded by the exons ATGCTACATAAAGCTCTCAAGGAGAATATTGTGGTGGAGCGCACTGATTTATATGATCGTTTCTTTGTGCTTGTTGACGAGTGCAAGGTCAAAGCAAGTGTGACTCGTTTGCCATATTTTGATGGTGACTACTTGCCGGATGTTATTGAAGACAGTATAAATGTTCTCCAACAAGAAGAAGATGAACGAAAAGCGCAGAAGAGGGGAAGAAAGCCAATAAGCAGAAGGGCTCTGAGAGCTGCTGGTTATGCTAGCCTTTCTGGTGACACCTCAAAGGATATTCTACTAATGCAGAAG GATGACCCACCATATatgatcaatggcttagatcataATATCTAA